The DNA region ACGGCGGTGGGATCGAACGGGCTGGAGAAGATCTCCAGGCCACGAGCGCGGGCGCGTTCGAACAGCGGCTCGTGCCATTCCCACGGCGTGTGGGCGCGCTCGTAAAGCTTGTAGAGATTCTCGCCGCCCCACAGCGAATGCGAGTCGCTGACCCGGAAAGCGGGGGCGTCCACGTCGATCGTGATCGTGTCCGGCCGGTAGGTCTGCAGTTTGACCGCCTGCGCGCCGGTTTCGGCGATCGCGTCGACGATCTCCAGTGCCCTGGCGAGCTCGCCGTTGTGGTTACCGGACATTTCGGCGATGACGAACGGCGGATGCCCGGCCCCGATGCGGTGCGCGCCGATCCGGACTTCCTGTGCTGACATGGACGAAACGCCTCCCTGACGACGGTCTGGTCAGGACACAGTCTTACGCAGCTTCCGGAAACCGTCGACGGCAGGCGCGGTCTCGGCGTATCCGGCCCTGTCGAAGAGCGCGGCCGACGCCGCGTTGTCCCGGTGCACGGCCGCGACCACCGCCCGCACCCGGTGACCGGCGGTGAAGGCGCGCTCGCCCTCCGCCAGCACCGAAGCGGACAATCCGCGGCCCCGGCTTTCCGGCGCGAGGGTGATGCTGACCTCCCAGACGCCCTCGTCCTCGCGGTCGAACCGGACGGTGCCGACCGGGATCCCGTCGAGTTCGACGACGTACAGCACCCTGTCCGGCGACGCCAGCACTCCACGCAGCCACGCGGAATGCTCGTCGAGCGTGATCACGCCGGTCGAACGGGACGCCTGACGCGTACGAGGATCGTTCCGCCAGGCGAGCAGCAACCCGGCGTCGGCCTCCGTGGCCTCACGAGCCAGCACGGGTCACTGCGTCTGTTCGATGGTGTCGCGCTGGCGGTCCTCGATCCGGCGCAGCCGGTCCTCGTACCGGGCGATCCCGGCGAGCCGGACGCGGATCTGGGCGTGCTGGCGCTGGATCTCCTGGATCAGGCTGCGCGCCTCGGCCAGCTCGGGCTTGTCCGCGTGCACCGGCAGCGACAGCGACTCGCGCAGATCCTCCAGCTGGGCCTCCTGGGCCGCGACGCTCGGGATCAGGCGGTCCAGCTCGGCGCGGGTCCAGCGCAAGTCGCCGCGGGCGTGCTCGAGGCCGCTCTCGGCGCCGTCGAGCCGCCGGCGGTGGTCCGCGGTGGCGTGTTCGAGGTCGTTGACGCGCCCGTTGAGGTCGCGAAGCCGCTCGTCGATCCGGAAGTCGATGAGCCGGGCGATCCGGCCGATCACGCCGCTGCGGAGTTTCTGCACTGCCATGGGGTGGTCCTTCTCGGGATGGGCTGGCTGGGAGTTCAGCGCAGGAGTTCGGTTTCGCCGGTCTTCGTCCACGAGTCCAGCAGCCTGCCCTCGGCGGCGATGCGGTGCTCGGGTCCGACGATGCAGGAGTCGCCCGCGGCGTGCTCCCAGTGGGTCTGGGCCGGGTCGTCGATGAACGAGAACCCGGACAGGACCAGCGTGGCGTGCGGGAACGACGTGCGCGCGATCCAGGCGGCCAGCGTCCCGGTGGTCGACCACAGGCCCTCTTCGCGGCTCGGCAGCCCGAGCGCGTCGGACAGCGGCAGGACGACCTCGCGGTTCGGCACCGGCACGTAGCCGAGGTCGCCGGGCCACCAGCCAGGGATGTCTTCGGGTTCCCAGTGCATCCGGCCCGGCTCGACCAGCAGGTAGAGCCGCTTGCGGTAGTCACGGAAGACGTGCTTGGTGGCGCGGACGGCGCGGTTGAACACCACGACGTGCACCCGGCTGCCGACCGCCTCGGGGCCGCCCGGCTCGTCGACGACGAAGCCGTTGACGCGGATCACGAGGTCACACGCGTCGATGGCCTTCGCCCGCCGAGGGTCCGGCGGAAGCGGCTGATTCCCGACCACGGCCACCGAACGGGGCTCCGGCCGGTCGGCGTATGCGGCGAGCAGATTGACCATCAGGCTCGCGTCGCCGAGTGCAGCAGTCATGAGGGCAGAAAGTACCAGCACACGCACCGCGTTCGGGTTCGAATCCGACGGTAGCGTTCCGTGGTCGGGACGGGGCGCCCCAGGCATCATCGGCCCCATCGGTACCCTCGTTCCCGTGCATGCCACCAGCACGGTTCACGCCGCCGACGGTGCTGCGCCGACCTCGGTTCCGCCGATTTCGGACAGCAAGACCTTTTCGCGCGCGTTCGCCGATATCAAGACCGGTTTCGCCGCCAAAGAGCTGTGGGGACACCTCGGCTGGCAGGACATCAAGCAGCGCTATCGCCGCTCGGTGATCGGCCCGTTCTGGATCACCATCAGCCAGGGTGTCATCGCGCTGGGCCTGGGCCTGCTGTACTCGCAGTTGTTCCACATGCCGACGGCGACCTTCCTGCCCTACATCAGCACCGGGTTCATCATCTGGGGCTTCATCAGCGGCTGCCTGTCCGAGGGCATGGAGACGTTCATCTCCAACGAGGGGCTGATCAAACAGCTCCCGGCGCCGCTGTCGGTCTACGTGCTGCGCACGGTGTGGCGTCAGACCCTGATGCTGATGCACAACCTGATCGTCTACGTGATCGTGGTCGCGATCTTCTTCACCGCGCTCAACCACCCGTACTCACTGAACACCGGCAACTGCGATCCGGGCTTCTCCGGCATCTGCCACCCCGGCATCGGCTGGTACTCGCTCACCGCGATCCCCGGCTTCTTCATGCTCGCGCTGAACGCCGGCTGGGTCACCCTGCTGCTGGGCATCATCTCGACCCGCTACCGCGACATCCCGCAGGTGATCAGCTCGATCATCCAGCTGCTGTTCTACATGACGCCGATCGTGTGGCCGGTCGACCAGCTGATGGCGGGCGGTGCCCGGGTCGACACCTCATGGGCGTTGCCGTTCGTCCACGGCAACCCGTTGTTCCACTTCATCCAGATCGTGCGCGCACCACTGATCGGTCAGGAAGTCAGCATCAACAGCTGGTACGTGGTGCTCGGCTTCACCGTCGTCGGCTGGA from Amycolatopsis sp. EV170708-02-1 includes:
- a CDS encoding ABC transporter permease, whose translation is MHATSTVHAADGAAPTSVPPISDSKTFSRAFADIKTGFAAKELWGHLGWQDIKQRYRRSVIGPFWITISQGVIALGLGLLYSQLFHMPTATFLPYISTGFIIWGFISGCLSEGMETFISNEGLIKQLPAPLSVYVLRTVWRQTLMLMHNLIVYVIVVAIFFTALNHPYSLNTGNCDPGFSGICHPGIGWYSLTAIPGFFMLALNAGWVTLLLGIISTRYRDIPQVISSIIQLLFYMTPIVWPVDQLMAGGARVDTSWALPFVHGNPLFHFIQIVRAPLIGQEVSINSWYVVLGFTVVGWILALVAMRNYRSRVSYWV
- a CDS encoding GNAT family N-acetyltransferase yields the protein MLAREATEADAGLLLAWRNDPRTRQASRSTGVITLDEHSAWLRGVLASPDRVLYVVELDGIPVGTVRFDREDEGVWEVSITLAPESRGRGLSASVLAEGERAFTAGHRVRAVVAAVHRDNAASAALFDRAGYAETAPAVDGFRKLRKTVS